From the Homo sapiens chromosome 1, GRCh38.p14 Primary Assembly genome, one window contains:
- the DFFA gene encoding DNA fragmentation factor subunit alpha isoform 1 (isoform 1 is encoded by transcript variant 1) yields the protein MEVTGDAGVPESGEIRTLKPCLLRRNYSREQHGVAASCLEDLRSKACDILAIDKSLTPVTLVLAEDGTIVDDDDYFLCLPSNTKFVALASNEKWAYNNSDGGTAWISQESFDVDETDSGAGLKWKNVARQLKEDLSSIILLSEEDLQMLVDAPCSDLAQELRQSCATVQRLQHTLQQVLDQREEVRQSKQLLQLYLQALEKEGSLLSKQEESKAAFGEEVDAVDTGISRETSSDVALASHILTALREKQAPELSLSSQDLELVTKEDPKALAVALNWDIKKTETVQEACERELALRLQQTQSLHSLRSISASKASPPGDLQNPKRARQDPT from the exons ATGGAGGTGACCGGGGACGCCGGGGTACCAGAATCTGGCGAGATCCGGACTCTAAAGCCGTGTCTGCTGCGCCGCAACTACAGCCGCGAACAGCACGGCGTGGCCGCCTCCTGCCTCGAAGACCTGAGGAGCAAGG ccTGTGACATTCTGGCCATTGATAAGTCCCTGACACCAGTCACCCTGGTCCTGGCAGAGGATGGCACCATAGTGGATGATGACGATTACTTTCTGTGTCTACCTTCCAATACTAAGTTTGTGGCATTGGCTAGTAATGAGAAATGGGCATACAACAATTCAG ATGGAGGTACAGCTTGGATTTCCCAAGAGTCCTTTGATGTAGATGAAACAGACAGCGGGGCAGGGTTGAAGTGGAAGAATGTGGCCAGGCAGCTGAAAGAAGATCTGTCCAGCATCATCCTCCTATCAGAGGAGGACCTCCAG ATGCTTGTTGACGCTCCCTGCTCAGACCTGGCTCAGGAACTACGTCAGAGTTGTGCCACCGTCCAGCGGCTGCAGCACACACTCCAACAGGTGCTTGACCAAAGAGAGGAAGTGCGTCAGTCCAAGCAGCTCCTGCAGCTGTACCTCCAGGCTTTGGAGAAAGAGGGCAGCCTCTTGTCAAAGCAGGAAG AGTCCAAAGCTGCCTTTGGTGAGGAGGTGGATGCAGTAGACACGGGTATCAGCAGAGAGACCTCCTCGGACGTTGCGCTGGCGAGCCACATCCTTACTGCACTGAGGGAGAAGCAGGCTCCAGAGCTGAGCTTATCTAGTCAGGATTTGGAG TTGGTTACCAAGGAAGACCCCAAAGCACTGGCTGTTGCCTTGAACTGGGACATAAAGAAGACGGAGACTGTTCAGGAGGCCTGTGAGCGGGAGCTCGCCCTGCGCCTGCAGCAGACGCAGAGCTTGCATTCTCTCCGGAGCATCTCAGCAAGCAAGGCCTCACCACCTGGTGACCTGCAGAATCCTAAGCGAGCCAGACAGGATCCCACATAG
- the DFFA gene encoding DNA fragmentation factor subunit alpha isoform 2 (isoform 2 is encoded by transcript variant 2): MEVTGDAGVPESGEIRTLKPCLLRRNYSREQHGVAASCLEDLRSKACDILAIDKSLTPVTLVLAEDGTIVDDDDYFLCLPSNTKFVALASNEKWAYNNSDGGTAWISQESFDVDETDSGAGLKWKNVARQLKEDLSSIILLSEEDLQMLVDAPCSDLAQELRQSCATVQRLQHTLQQVLDQREEVRQSKQLLQLYLQALEKEGSLLSKQEESKAAFGEEVDAVDTGISRETSSDVALASHILTALREKQAPELSLSSQDLEVGGNQGH; encoded by the exons ATGGAGGTGACCGGGGACGCCGGGGTACCAGAATCTGGCGAGATCCGGACTCTAAAGCCGTGTCTGCTGCGCCGCAACTACAGCCGCGAACAGCACGGCGTGGCCGCCTCCTGCCTCGAAGACCTGAGGAGCAAGG ccTGTGACATTCTGGCCATTGATAAGTCCCTGACACCAGTCACCCTGGTCCTGGCAGAGGATGGCACCATAGTGGATGATGACGATTACTTTCTGTGTCTACCTTCCAATACTAAGTTTGTGGCATTGGCTAGTAATGAGAAATGGGCATACAACAATTCAG ATGGAGGTACAGCTTGGATTTCCCAAGAGTCCTTTGATGTAGATGAAACAGACAGCGGGGCAGGGTTGAAGTGGAAGAATGTGGCCAGGCAGCTGAAAGAAGATCTGTCCAGCATCATCCTCCTATCAGAGGAGGACCTCCAG ATGCTTGTTGACGCTCCCTGCTCAGACCTGGCTCAGGAACTACGTCAGAGTTGTGCCACCGTCCAGCGGCTGCAGCACACACTCCAACAGGTGCTTGACCAAAGAGAGGAAGTGCGTCAGTCCAAGCAGCTCCTGCAGCTGTACCTCCAGGCTTTGGAGAAAGAGGGCAGCCTCTTGTCAAAGCAGGAAG AGTCCAAAGCTGCCTTTGGTGAGGAGGTGGATGCAGTAGACACGGGTATCAGCAGAGAGACCTCCTCGGACGTTGCGCTGGCGAGCCACATCCTTACTGCACTGAGGGAGAAGCAGGCTCCAGAGCTGAGCTTATCTAGTCAGGATTTGGAGGTGGGCGGAAACCAGGGTCACTGA